One segment of Dermochelys coriacea isolate rDerCor1 chromosome 5, rDerCor1.pri.v4, whole genome shotgun sequence DNA contains the following:
- the CDK7 gene encoding cyclin-dependent kinase 7 isoform X1 yields the protein MDARARAKRYEKLDFLGEGQFATVYKARDKNTNQIVAIKKIKLGHRSEAKDGINRTALREIKLLQELSHPNIIGLLDAFGHKSNISLVFDFMETDLEVIIKDSSLVLTQSHIKAYMLMTLQGLEYLHQHWILHRDLKPNNLLLDENGVLKLADFGLAKSFGSPNRVYTHQVVTRWYRAPELLFGARMYGVGVDMWAVGCILAELLLRVPFLPGDSDLDQLTKIFETLGTPTEDQWPGMSSLPDYVTFKSFPGMPLQHIFSAAGDDLLDLLQGLFIFNPCTRVTATQALKQNYFSNRPGPTPGIQLPRPNCPAEALKEQQNSLLNLKRKRTEGIDQGLPKKLIF from the exons ATGGACGCGCGGGCGCGAGCTAAGCGCTACGAGAAGCTCGACTTCCTGGGCGAGGGGCAG TTTGCCACTGTTTATAAAGCAAGGGATAAGAACACCAATCAAATTGTTGCTATTAAAAAG ATTAAACTTGGACATAGATCAGAAGCTAAAGATG GAATCAACAGAACAGCCCTGAGGGAGATAAAATTGTTACAGGAGCTAAGCCATCCAAATATCATTGGT CTTCTTGATGCATTTGGACACAAATCCAATATTAGTCTGGTCTTTGATTTTATGGAAACAGATCTAGAG GTTATAATAAAGGATAGTAGTCTTGTGCTGACACAATCTCACATCAAAGCATATATGCTGATGACACTTCAAGGACTGGAATATTTACATCAGCACTGGATTCTACACAGG GATCTCAAACCAAACAATTTGTTGCTAGATGAAAATGGGGTTCTAAAATTGGCTGACTTTGGCTTGGCAAAATCTTTTGGAAGCCCAAATAGAGTCTATACACACCAGGTAGTAACAAG ATGGTATCGAGCACCTGAGCTACTGTTTGGTGCTAGAATGTATGGTGtaggtgtagatatgtgggctgTTGGCTGTATCTTAGCAGAACTGCTTCTTAGG GTTCCTTTTTTGCCAGGAGACTCTGATCTTGATCAGctgacaaaaatatttgaaacgCTGGGGACTCCAACAGAAGACCAGTGGCCT GGCATGTCTAGTCTTCCAGATTATGTAACATTTAAAAGTTTCCCTGGAATGCCACTTCAACATATCTTCAGTGCAGCTGGTGATGACTTGCTAGATCTTCTCCAAGGTCTATTCATATTTAATCCTTGTACTAGGGTCACAGCTACACAG GCATTGAAACAGAACTATTTTAGTAATCGACCAGGACCAACACCAGGAATTCAATTGCCAAGACCAAACTGTCCTGCAGAAGCCTTAAAGGAACAacaaaattcacttttaaatttaaaaaggaagagaacCGAAGGAATAGATCAAG GATTAccaaaaaagttgattttttga
- the CDK7 gene encoding cyclin-dependent kinase 7 isoform X2, whose amino-acid sequence MDDAHVQPQWDPQLLLGINRTALREIKLLQELSHPNIIGLLDAFGHKSNISLVFDFMETDLEVIIKDSSLVLTQSHIKAYMLMTLQGLEYLHQHWILHRDLKPNNLLLDENGVLKLADFGLAKSFGSPNRVYTHQVVTRWYRAPELLFGARMYGVGVDMWAVGCILAELLLRVPFLPGDSDLDQLTKIFETLGTPTEDQWPGMSSLPDYVTFKSFPGMPLQHIFSAAGDDLLDLLQGLFIFNPCTRVTATQALKQNYFSNRPGPTPGIQLPRPNCPAEALKEQQNSLLNLKRKRTEGIDQGLPKKLIF is encoded by the exons ATGGATGATGCTCATGTACAACCACAGTGGGATCCACAGTTACTGctgg GAATCAACAGAACAGCCCTGAGGGAGATAAAATTGTTACAGGAGCTAAGCCATCCAAATATCATTGGT CTTCTTGATGCATTTGGACACAAATCCAATATTAGTCTGGTCTTTGATTTTATGGAAACAGATCTAGAG GTTATAATAAAGGATAGTAGTCTTGTGCTGACACAATCTCACATCAAAGCATATATGCTGATGACACTTCAAGGACTGGAATATTTACATCAGCACTGGATTCTACACAGG GATCTCAAACCAAACAATTTGTTGCTAGATGAAAATGGGGTTCTAAAATTGGCTGACTTTGGCTTGGCAAAATCTTTTGGAAGCCCAAATAGAGTCTATACACACCAGGTAGTAACAAG ATGGTATCGAGCACCTGAGCTACTGTTTGGTGCTAGAATGTATGGTGtaggtgtagatatgtgggctgTTGGCTGTATCTTAGCAGAACTGCTTCTTAGG GTTCCTTTTTTGCCAGGAGACTCTGATCTTGATCAGctgacaaaaatatttgaaacgCTGGGGACTCCAACAGAAGACCAGTGGCCT GGCATGTCTAGTCTTCCAGATTATGTAACATTTAAAAGTTTCCCTGGAATGCCACTTCAACATATCTTCAGTGCAGCTGGTGATGACTTGCTAGATCTTCTCCAAGGTCTATTCATATTTAATCCTTGTACTAGGGTCACAGCTACACAG GCATTGAAACAGAACTATTTTAGTAATCGACCAGGACCAACACCAGGAATTCAATTGCCAAGACCAAACTGTCCTGCAGAAGCCTTAAAGGAACAacaaaattcacttttaaatttaaaaaggaagagaacCGAAGGAATAGATCAAG GATTAccaaaaaagttgattttttga
- the CDK7 gene encoding cyclin-dependent kinase 7 isoform X3, translating into METDLEVIIKDSSLVLTQSHIKAYMLMTLQGLEYLHQHWILHRDLKPNNLLLDENGVLKLADFGLAKSFGSPNRVYTHQVVTRWYRAPELLFGARMYGVGVDMWAVGCILAELLLRVPFLPGDSDLDQLTKIFETLGTPTEDQWPGMSSLPDYVTFKSFPGMPLQHIFSAAGDDLLDLLQGLFIFNPCTRVTATQALKQNYFSNRPGPTPGIQLPRPNCPAEALKEQQNSLLNLKRKRTEGIDQGLPKKLIF; encoded by the exons ATGGAAACAGATCTAGAG GTTATAATAAAGGATAGTAGTCTTGTGCTGACACAATCTCACATCAAAGCATATATGCTGATGACACTTCAAGGACTGGAATATTTACATCAGCACTGGATTCTACACAGG GATCTCAAACCAAACAATTTGTTGCTAGATGAAAATGGGGTTCTAAAATTGGCTGACTTTGGCTTGGCAAAATCTTTTGGAAGCCCAAATAGAGTCTATACACACCAGGTAGTAACAAG ATGGTATCGAGCACCTGAGCTACTGTTTGGTGCTAGAATGTATGGTGtaggtgtagatatgtgggctgTTGGCTGTATCTTAGCAGAACTGCTTCTTAGG GTTCCTTTTTTGCCAGGAGACTCTGATCTTGATCAGctgacaaaaatatttgaaacgCTGGGGACTCCAACAGAAGACCAGTGGCCT GGCATGTCTAGTCTTCCAGATTATGTAACATTTAAAAGTTTCCCTGGAATGCCACTTCAACATATCTTCAGTGCAGCTGGTGATGACTTGCTAGATCTTCTCCAAGGTCTATTCATATTTAATCCTTGTACTAGGGTCACAGCTACACAG GCATTGAAACAGAACTATTTTAGTAATCGACCAGGACCAACACCAGGAATTCAATTGCCAAGACCAAACTGTCCTGCAGAAGCCTTAAAGGAACAacaaaattcacttttaaatttaaaaaggaagagaacCGAAGGAATAGATCAAG GATTAccaaaaaagttgattttttga